From the Xenopus laevis strain J_2021 chromosome 7L, Xenopus_laevis_v10.1, whole genome shotgun sequence genome, the window cgagtattctggataacatgtcccatacctgtagtagttgcATAGATAAATGTCAATAATACAACATTGTAAATACACTTTAGTATCAAACTGTCAAACTCTTGCCCCTCCCAGCTGTTGTGAACAGCAACTGCCAGCAGCCTCCATTCATTAATAGTATACAAAGTGCTTCACAACCACAAATTTGGAATCCATGCTCTTTAAATTAACAGAGATCCAGAACAAAGTCTTAGTTCTTTTGGCACAAAAACATCAGAACCTGATTTGGTATATGTTTGTTGTTGTgttgttaatttttttccccctttctttttGTTCCCACTTTTCAGGCCTCATGTGCCTCAAATGGACTGCTATGTAATTCACGAGGTCTATGATGGTGACTTTTCTCAAGAGCAATTTGAAGCAGAGCTGGATGCTGCCCTAGAGCACCAATATCGTTATATTGTGATTGAGCCTGCAAGGCTAGGAGACGAAACTGCCAGGTGGATTTCAGTGGGTAACTGTCTGCACCGAACATCTATCGTAACTGGAGTTGTCTGTCTATTGTCACCTCTTGGTCTACCTCCTAACTCTGCTTACTACTTAGGGCTGCCAGCTGGAGCAATGAGTGTGGCCTGTGCTGCTCTTTATGGTGTCTCTTGGCAATCTGACCCATGCTGCAATTATCAGGTGGATTACAGCGGGCGTGAGCTTGCACTTTTGCCTCCTGGGACCTTAAGGACTTCATCTCCAGTTGTCCTGCTTCGGAAAGAGAATACACAACGGAAGCGACTGCACAATGTTATTGCACTGACTGCCCTTGCATATTGTGTCCAGAAGCTGTTTGAGTTGTGCACAGACTGAAAATTCTAAAAGTCCTTACAAATAGCTTATTTGCCAAAAAGCAAACCATAAATAACGCTGCTCCAAGTATAAAGTATTGTTGCAATATTAGTAATTCCTTTGCTGCACTGGGACAAAACTAAGGTTACAGTCAGGAAAAAAACACCTTTGCAGAAAACAAACGCATGGTGCTTGTTGGAATAACTAAGGATCAAAGTTATAAAGTTACATATGATAACCTCAGGGATTATTTTAATAATGCGTCATTCAGTCATAAAAGTTATACTTTATGTCCTTGATCTGCTcagggattgtgggagttgtagtttagcagctGCAGGTGAGTGGTAGATATGAAGGTCCATGGTTTAGATCTGCAGCAAGATGTGACTTTAGAAGTCATACCATTGGCAACTGAAGTACAAGATAAGATATAGGTCAACTTTTCGGTCTTTTCCCAAGACCTTTATtaaggtcttgataaaggtcttaggaaaagACGGAAACGTTGACCTGCTTTTAAACATGCATTAAATAAAAGGCTCCCGGTTTGCAcctaatttttttggaattttgtatACAGCATTCGGATGGTAGCACGTGGGTCAGATGTTCATCGTTTAGTGGGTGTGCTGAACAAATtggactatttatatatatatatatatatatatatatatatatatatatatatatatatatatatatatatatatatatatatatatatatatatatacatactcatctcacaaaccgcactccaaggacttgtcaggtgcaaaaatcaaaatgcctttatttcaacgtttcggctctcacacgtgagccgtcttcaggaaagtgacatatatatatatataaatgtgtgtgtgtgtgtgtgtatatatatatatatatatatatatatatatatatatatatatatataggatgcagcgaatccaccattttggatttggccacacccccgaatccttcgcaaaagattcggccgaatactgatccgaatcctaatttgcatatgcaaattaggagtgggaaggggaaatatatatatatatatatatatatatatatatatatatatatatatatatatatatatatatatatatattttttttttatatcaacagTATACAAAACAGCTATACCCATGTACAGTTACACTACAATTCTTGCCTTTTGCTTCAGGAATCCTACAATCCTATGTTAAAAGGGTTCTTCTGTGGCTGGCTTTTTAGTTCCACTTTTACTATATTTGAGCGAAAGATGCTGTGaaaaaaattgccttttattttccCAGCAAGGTGTTGCAATAAGCAAACCTAGATAGAAAGTGCATTTGTGTCCAGGAAGCTAAGCTAATCTTTAAACGTTATTTATTCTgacttacattttattatttttttgtctcaTTGAGGGGGAAGTCCACCTTAGTATTCctagacaatttgtatttgggttttattttatctttatcaaATTATTGGATTTTGTGGTGTCTTAAGGGTAACTGGTTTAAACATGCACTTTTATAGCATGCACCCAATCTCTAAAGGACATCTGTCACAAACGTTCTCAtggttattaaatattatataatatatatattattatatagaatatcAATGCCTTCTTTGTGTGATTCCTCAGCCTAACATtttttcttcccccaagccattcAACCACCCTGTTTATCAGAATTGTGTTGGCAGTTGCTGCTTCATGTTTCATTCACTTATGTAAGGTAGGCATAGAAGCAGATGTATCATTGTATTACATTTATACCTGTCCAACCAACCTGTCTAAAGTGCTCAAGAAATAAAACTGGTCTCTGctatatgtatacaggtatgggacctgttatccagaatggttggaatctgcggtt encodes:
- the XB5913757.L gene encoding transmembrane protein 11, mitochondrial isoform X2, with protein sequence MRGNLKSGPHVPQMDCYVIHEVYDGDFSQEQFEAELDAALEHQYRYIVIEPARLGDETARWISVGNCLHRTSIVTGVVCLLSPLGLPPNSAYYLGLPAGAMSVACAALYGVSWQSDPCCNYQVDYSGRELALLPPGTLRTSSPVVLLRKENTQRKRLHNVIALTALAYCVQKLFELCTD
- the XB5913757.L gene encoding transmembrane protein 11-A, mitochondrial-like isoform X1, translated to MAALEVAERPHVPQMDCYVIHEVYDGDFSQEQFEAELDAALEHQYRYIVIEPARLGDETARWISVGNCLHRTSIVTGVVCLLSPLGLPPNSAYYLGLPAGAMSVACAALYGVSWQSDPCCNYQVDYSGRELALLPPGTLRTSSPVVLLRKENTQRKRLHNVIALTALAYCVQKLFELCTD